From the genome of Phlebotomus papatasi isolate M1 chromosome 2, Ppap_2.1, whole genome shotgun sequence:
CGGAGCTGAAGAACCTGCTGCCTGTCTAGAACTCAGgaaattatttgagaaaaacTGTCCAGGTCAGTGGGTGAAGCACTTTGACCGGAAAAGAAGTTATGAGCTGTTCAAGAGGCGCATGGAACAGGGCTTTGATCCCTTGGAGAAAAagactaaataataaaattggaacttatttacaccaaaaaaatagttCCAATAGCAACATTTTATTATAATGTAAATTGATTTGTACTATACAAATTTAGTTTGATGTGTAAACctaagatttattaaaaaacttgctgaatataattattttacCATTTCCCTGCAAATATATTACAAGTTGGATTATTTAGGTGAAGAAagaaaattgagtttgaatcTAAGAAGTAATTATTAAGtaatatgataaaaaaatttctctcattttcttgaagaaaacaTTTAAACTTAAATCAGCCGGCATTTCTTTAGACGCCGGCGGACGATGGAATTATTAACCCGGTTGACCAAAGATCTTCGACCTAACAAGGCATCAAAATATATACTTAATATGGTTTCCATAAGGGAAAAGCCGAAATCCATTTAAGGAACTCAACTGTAAGGGCCGTGACAGACTTGAGGactagccgagagacggcttagcgtaattatattagaaataatggtcttcttcttcttctcttctttaaagtttttgtagGGGCCGGACCGGACGTCTCTTGACATCCACACAGCCCGTCACATTGTATTCACCATTCACCAcacactttttaaatttgaatttttccgttaattaatttattattatttagattagattttagatttcgcgaaatttatttttatatcacttttcactttttttttaaatttatatttcaattttattttttctgaaaaacacACACTTTTTTAACGTTTTCTGTTTCAATATTAGTTGCTATTTCTGTCACTGTTTTGGCTCTATTTATTTTTGggaattcttttttaatattgcaGTATTTTGGGCATTTAATGAGtgtatcgtcggttgcgtctacctct
Proteins encoded in this window:
- the LOC129804064 gene encoding cytochrome c oxidase assembly factor 6 homolog → MSDFPTKEERTVCWTNKDKYWECLDKNAPTHSTTSGAEEPAACLELRKLFEKNCPGQWVKHFDRKRSYELFKRRMEQGFDPLEKKTK